The DNA window GGTGAAAATGCTGGGTATTGACGTTGCTCAACTTAGTCTTCAGGCAGGCCACGCTTAATTTTACGTGGTCTTTCTAATGACGTTGTCAGACTTCAAGTTATTCAAAGTTGCCAAAGTTAGCTAGAATACGTGTTCAGAAGAACCTTCTGAAATGACGTAATGTCGTCGTTTAATTGTTACTTTTACCCTTTTCTCGAGTTTGCAAAACACACCTATGAACAAAAAAACAACTACCCCAGCGGGACAGCGCGCCGTAATGGGCTTTGATTTCGGCACAAAAAGCATTGGTGTTGCCATTGGCCAAGAAATTACAGGTACAGCATCCAGTTTAGGGGCATTAAAAGCTCGTGATGGAATACCTGATTGGAATGCCTTAGAGAAATTAGTTAACGAATGGCAACCCGATCTAATCATTGTCGGCTTACCATTGAATATGGATGGCACCAATCAGCAGGTAACATTTGCAGCGAAAAAATTTGCAAATCGAGTACATAACCTGACTCGAAAGCCAGTAGAGACGCATGATGAACGGTTAACCACAACCGATGCAAAAGCTCGCTTATTCGAACAAGGTGGCTATCGGAACTTGGCCAAAGACAACATTGACGGTATGGCCGCAGTGATCATTTTAGAAAGCTATTTCGAACAACAATGGGGTGATGTTTAATCACTTCGAGTGCGGATTGATAACCGTATAACGGGTTAAATCTGGAATAAAGCCTGCTTGCT is part of the Pseudoalteromonas xiamenensis genome and encodes:
- the ruvX gene encoding Holliday junction resolvase RuvX, giving the protein MNKKTTTPAGQRAVMGFDFGTKSIGVAIGQEITGTASSLGALKARDGIPDWNALEKLVNEWQPDLIIVGLPLNMDGTNQQVTFAAKKFANRVHNLTRKPVETHDERLTTTDAKARLFEQGGYRNLAKDNIDGMAAVIILESYFEQQWGDV